The Nitrospirota bacterium DNA window CCAAAGACCTGCGATGACAACAAAAATTATTAAACCACATAAAAGACAAAGATAAAACACTATGGCAGAGAGCAATGAACTCCAGAAATAAGTATCTCTCATCACCCTAACCCGAGCACATCCTTAACCGGAGCAAATGGTAAATGTTTAAGTAAGCCTTCTATTTTTTGAGGCGCAACCTTTATATTGAAATAATGCATAAAGCGCCTGCTCAAGGGAAGGTCAATCCTGGGCTGCTCCCTGTCAAATTCCCATGGATGTATATAGACAATGGCGGGAAAACCTTGCCGATTTATCCTTTTAACCTTTGAAACGATATAAAAGTAGGGGGCAAGCCTTAATGGCAATCCGCCGCTGAAGGGTAAATTTTCCCAGAATAGTCCCGTAGTAGTGAGGGGGAATTCCCATATATCCCCATGCTCGGTTTTATACTTACATGGATAAAGGGGAAAATCCCTGCTTCCCATCCTTGTGAGTGGAACCATGCTTGAATCGTAGAGGATGCCAAGCTTCCTGAGTATTCCCAGTGCCCATGAGGTTTCCTTTCTTATCGACCACTCAGGCGCCCTGAAGCCCAATACTTTTTCACTTGTTATAGAAGATATTATGTCAACAGATTTTCTCACATCCTCTTCAAACTCCCTTTCTGTCATCTCAAAAATCCTCCGATGGCAGAAACCGTGGGTTGCTATTTCATGGCCTTCAGCCTTGATTGCTTTGATAAGGGTGGGTTCTTTGTAGGCGATGTATCCGAGGACAAAAAAAGTTGCTCTTGTATTGTAAGTCTTAAGCAGTCTCAGTATGTTATCCGTATTTCTGACTATGCGGCTCTCATAGGCATCCCATTGGGACATATCGGGATGCCTCTCCACGCCACATATGTGATACCAGTCTTCAAGGTCAACTGTAAGGGCATTAAGCATAACCTTGACAGTGAAACTACTGCCCTAATCTCTGTCGAGCCAGCTTGCCTGCTTTGCTTTCAGGAGAGAGTGACACCGCTTGACCCCAATGTGCTTTAGCTGCATCCTTATTGCCGAATATTCCGTCCTCAAGCTCGCCCAGCTTGTAGTGGACGTATGCCTTCCTTTTATCACCCAAATGAGAAGATGAGAGCGCCGACTTGTAAGATGTTCTCGCTTCTTCAGCCAAGAACCGCCTATTGGTAGCGAACGACCTGCCGGCTAAATTGGCGGCTCCTTCTTGCTCTTCGTCAGGGTTGGTATTTCTGGCACGCTCAAAATAAACATCACCCTGAAGAATATACGCTTCAGGGTAACCCGGTTTAAAATAAAGTGCCTTCTTCAATGCTTTAAATATATGTGTTTCTCTCTGTGCCTCGATAATCCATGAATACTTTGCATGAACCAAATAATAATCAGCATTCCGCGTATTGGCTGGGTGCAGCAATTTTATCTTATGCCCCGCCTCTTTTGCCTTTGCCTTCCATTCGGAACTCTGAGCCTCTTTCAGAGTCAGACTCTGATCTAAAAGTGTGTCTACATAGCTGATCTCGTATGCGCTGACACCGGGACTTTCTGCAATGAGCTTTTTAAGGATATTATACGCAGCATTATAGTCCCCGTCTTCTTTAAAGGCCAGTGCCTTTTTATATAACTCTTCCCGGCTTGACTTAAATGCCTCATAAGCGCCCTCGCTGCTTCTTTCGCCTCTTATCTGAGCACCCTGATCTTCTGAAAATGCATATCCTCCGAAAATAAGAGCCGCTAAAAGAAAGACTGTCACAAAATATCTGTTCCCCTTGTCCATGCATCCCTCCTTGTTATCTTTTCAGCAATTCCCTCATATCTTTATCAAAGATAAAGGTAAATGCCGATAATATTCGCCCGAACGTCGGCATCGGGTCATGCCATGATATAACATCATCTTTTACTCTGAAATCAAAGAAATTCGGCTTCAGCCTGAATCTGTCAGGATTTTTAAAAAAATGTAATATATCGCCAGGAAGCAACCATCTGCATTTGACCCCTGCATGATAATCCCTTACAGGCTCTATATCGCCATCCACAGCCATTTTATATAACAGAAACGGAAAATCTACGCCCGATTCTATTGCAAGTTGTAGAGACCCCCAGAATCTTGGATTCACCTCAAGGAGTTTTGGCCTGCCATCCCTGGGGTCAATCTTGAACTCCACATGGGCAATCCCTGTCCATCCGAGGGATCTCATCAATGATTCAGCAATCCATCTTATATCGTCCCTTTTGACGCTTTCCCTTAAAGTGCTTGGTCCGCCGTTTACAGGATACGTTCTCAATCTCTTATACACAAAGGGTGCCCTGACCTCGGACTGAAAATTCAAAAGCAGTCCAACCCCGTAGGTCTCATCACCTGGTATACATTCCTGAATAATGGGCAAGGAGTATTTCTCATGCACATTAAAGTATGATGGAATTAATTCTTGCTTATCTCCTGCATATACAATGCCCCTTGAGCCAGAACTGACACGAGGTTTTATTACAACAGGACATTTGATACTGTCCTTGATTTTTTCGATTTCTTCTACTTCATTTACAAAATAAGTTTTTGGAATATCAATCCCTTTTTCATTCGCATACCGCATAAGAAATGCCTTATCATTGACCTTTCTGGCAAGTTCTGCATCAGCAAAGGGTATCCTGGCATATCTCTGGAGTCTTTCCCTGTTTGCAGTTTCGGTCAGGAGTATCTGGGTGGTGTATTCCATTGGAAATATTACATCGTAGTTGCCGGTCTTTAGTTCTCTCACAAGGACATGGAGAAAATCTTCGGGGTATGCAGAGGGAGATGGATATATAAATCTTTTATTGCAATACCTTGAAAAAAGAGCCGTGGCGAGTCTTGTCCTTTCGCCTGCTGTGACAAAAAATCCCTTCCTGCCGAAGGACCTTACAGCAGCAAGGGACTTATTCCACATCCCATCAAGGATTAGAACCCTATCCATAAGAAAAATTCTGTTTGTGTTTAATAGTTTTCTTTATGCTCTGCCTAAATCCAAAGTTCATGGGATAGAAAAAGTTCTTATATGTGCCATTGCCCCAAAGCCTTCTGAAAATGGAATTATAGGAGAATGCACCCTTA harbors:
- a CDS encoding polysaccharide deacetylase family protein, with amino-acid sequence MLNALTVDLEDWYHICGVERHPDMSQWDAYESRIVRNTDNILRLLKTYNTRATFFVLGYIAYKEPTLIKAIKAEGHEIATHGFCHRRIFEMTEREFEEDVRKSVDIISSITSEKVLGFRAPEWSIRKETSWALGILRKLGILYDSSMVPLTRMGSRDFPLYPCKYKTEHGDIWEFPLTTTGLFWENLPFSGGLPLRLAPYFYIVSKVKRINRQGFPAIVYIHPWEFDREQPRIDLPLSRRFMHYFNIKVAPQKIEGLLKHLPFAPVKDVLGLG
- a CDS encoding tetratricopeptide repeat protein, giving the protein MDKGNRYFVTVFLLAALIFGGYAFSEDQGAQIRGERSSEGAYEAFKSSREELYKKALAFKEDGDYNAAYNILKKLIAESPGVSAYEISYVDTLLDQSLTLKEAQSSEWKAKAKEAGHKIKLLHPANTRNADYYLVHAKYSWIIEAQRETHIFKALKKALYFKPGYPEAYILQGDVYFERARNTNPDEEQEGAANLAGRSFATNRRFLAEEARTSYKSALSSSHLGDKRKAYVHYKLGELEDGIFGNKDAAKAHWGQAVSLSPESKAGKLARQRLGQ
- a CDS encoding ATP-grasp domain-containing protein, which codes for MDRVLILDGMWNKSLAAVRSFGRKGFFVTAGERTRLATALFSRYCNKRFIYPSPSAYPEDFLHVLVRELKTGNYDVIFPMEYTTQILLTETANRERLQRYARIPFADAELARKVNDKAFLMRYANEKGIDIPKTYFVNEVEEIEKIKDSIKCPVVIKPRVSSGSRGIVYAGDKQELIPSYFNVHEKYSLPIIQECIPGDETYGVGLLLNFQSEVRAPFVYKRLRTYPVNGGPSTLRESVKRDDIRWIAESLMRSLGWTGIAHVEFKIDPRDGRPKLLEVNPRFWGSLQLAIESGVDFPFLLYKMAVDGDIEPVRDYHAGVKCRWLLPGDILHFFKNPDRFRLKPNFFDFRVKDDVISWHDPMPTFGRILSAFTFIFDKDMRELLKR